A genomic segment from Thermococcus sp. M39 encodes:
- a CDS encoding PIN domain-containing protein has product MVVLDTSVIIDRVKRREEIRENITGVTFVEYPAIVRYKKFYGNVLFPTVDDFLLAYKIQEELLKMGKPKTFADLLIASICINNSEELITKDKDFSDIAEASNLKVKIVEE; this is encoded by the coding sequence ATGGTTGTACTAGACACAAGTGTCATTATAGATCGAGTCAAAAGAAGAGAGGAGATTAGAGAGAATATAACGGGAGTGACTTTTGTTGAATATCCAGCGATAGTGAGGTATAAGAAGTTTTATGGAAACGTTTTATTCCCGACCGTTGACGATTTTCTCCTGGCCTATAAGATTCAGGAAGAGCTTTTAAAAATGGGAAAACCAAAAACTTTTGCTGACTTGTTGATCGCGTCAATTTGCATTAACAACAGCGAAGAACTCATAACGAAAGATAAAGACTTCTCAGACATTGCAGAAGCCTCAAACCTAAAAGTTAAGATCGTTGAAGAGTGA